The window TCGGCAACAGCTTGCGCGCCGACCATACCGGATAGTAGGGGTTCAGCAGGTAACGCAGCTCGTTGTGCTGGCGCGCCACGAACGAGATGTATTTGTAGTGCGTGAATAAGACGCCGACACCGATCATCAGACTCAGTATCGCCGTGATCAGACGTAGCGGAACTTCGCGGCTCAGAGCACCGTGGCGGATCGGTGTGCGCCACAGCAGCACGCAGGGCAATACACCGAGCAGGCCAAGATAGATCAGCAACCGTGGCGACAGCAGTTCGGCGGCCTCACCGGCATCGGTCTCCAACACATTGCGCAACATCGAATCGTTGATGATCACGCCGAACGCATCCATGAAATATGCGCAGGCCGCCGCGACCATCAGGATCAGGCTCAGCATCGGCTTGAGCAGCCATCGCAGAGCCAGCAGCGAAAACAGCGCGTTGTAGATCATCACCAGGGCGATGAAGACGATGCCGTACATCGCCACTGCTTCCATGGACTCGGGCGGCGTGTCGCGGTAAAGCGAGGCCCAGAAGTGAAAGTTGTCGAAGATCACCACGAACAGGGCGCACAGCAGGGTGACCGCTGCGGCCGGCCGCCCTGCACGAATCGGCACGCGCTCGCTACGCTCGGCGGTGCGGGTGTCACGAACTGTCTCGGTATTGAACATCGACGCTGGCGGTCTGCTGTGGGGAACAGGCAGACAGCGCAGCGACAGTGCCAGCCGGACGCCACATCCCGAACTCGCGCCATCTGATTGTTTCAGCAACGATTATCTGAGATTCTCGGTTCGGATTCGGCCGCTTCCACCGCCGCATGAAATGTCGAAGGTGCAAGAAAAGTCGACACTTGCTGCGCGACGGGATGCTCGCGCGGGCCGATACGCCGTAAGCGGCTTATCGCGCCGAAAACGCCCGCCGCCTACAATCGACGGATGCCCTTCTCCCTGGACCAAAGCACCGCGCTGTGCCGTCTGCTGTCCGATGCCAGCCGCCTACGACTCCTGCTGCTGCTGGAACGCCACGAGCTCACCGTGGCCGAGCTGACCGACGTCACCGGCCTGGCGCAGAGTCGGGTCTCCACGCATCTGTCGCGGCTGCGTCGCGCCGGGCTGGTCGGGGACCGCCGGGTCGGCGCGTCCTCGTACTACTGCGCGCAGCCGATCGGTTCGGACGACCCGGCCGCCCAGGTCTGGGCGCTGCTGCGCGAACGCATCGATGATGTGCAGGCCGGACTGGATTTCGAACACGCCGAACAGGTGATTCGCGCCCGCCACGCCGGCCAGTCCTGGGCCGAGACCGTGGCCGGACGCATGGAACTGCACTACTCACCGGGGCGAACCTGGGAGGCGACGGCGCGCGGCCTGATCACCCTGCTCGACCTCGGCGATGTACTCGACATCGCCAGCGGCGACGGCGTGCTCGCGGAATTGCTATCCGGCCAGGCCCGCTCGATCACCTGCATCGACGTCAGCGCCGCGGTGCTCGATGCGGCCGCCAAACGCCTTCAGGCCGTGGACCGCGTGAGTCTGATCCGGGCGGACATGCATGCCCTGCCGCTGCCGGCCGCCGCCTACGACCAAGTGTTCCTGATGCATGCCCTGGCGTTCGCTCAGGCGCCGCAAACCGTGCTCGGCGAAGCGGCGCGCGTACTCAAACCGGGCGGCTGCCTGATCGTCACGGCGCTGAACCAGCAC is drawn from Banduia mediterranea and contains these coding sequences:
- a CDS encoding ArsR/SmtB family transcription factor, which codes for MPFSLDQSTALCRLLSDASRLRLLLLLERHELTVAELTDVTGLAQSRVSTHLSRLRRAGLVGDRRVGASSYYCAQPIGSDDPAAQVWALLRERIDDVQAGLDFEHAEQVIRARHAGQSWAETVAGRMELHYSPGRTWEATARGLITLLDLGDVLDIASGDGVLAELLSGQARSITCIDVSAAVLDAAAKRLQAVDRVSLIRADMHALPLPAAAYDQVFLMHALAFAQAPQTVLGEAARVLKPGGCLIVTALNQHEHSVAAEAYDHVNLGVTPQTLRAWLSDAGLEVQSCQISSRENRPPYFEVLTALARRPG